The genomic stretch gataggaagcagagaatcgggataaacaggtccttttcagaatggcagggctcagtgctgggaccccagctctttacaatatatattaacgatttggttgaaggaatagagtgtaatatctccaagtttgcagatgacactaaactgggtggcggtgcgagctgtgaggaggatgctaagaggctgcagggtgacttggacagattaggtgagtgggaaaatatatggcagatgcagtataatgtggataaatgtgaggttatccattttgggggcaaaaacacaaaggcagaatattatctgaaaggggaggtgcaacgagatctggtttatcagtcactgaaagtgggcacgcaggtacagcaggcggtaaataaggcaaatggtatgctggccttcatagctaggggatttgaatataggagcagggagaccttactgcagttgtacaaggccttagtgaggccagacctggtatattgtgttcagttttggtctcctagtctgaggaaggacattcttgctattgagggagtgcagcaaaccagttgccaaacagttctctattcacgtcagtacattaatcccaataccatgcgcttggactttgtacaccaatctcttgtgcgggaccttgtcaaaagcctattgaaagtccaaatacaccacatccactggttctcccttgtccactctactcgttacatcctcaaaaaattccagaagattcatcaagcatgatttccctttcataaatccatgctgactcggtccgatattgtcaacagaccgattccagggatggcaggactgtcatatgaggagagattggatcaactgggcctttattcactggcgtttagaatgatgaaaggggatcgcatagaaatatataagcttctgacgggactgtacaggttagatgcgggaagaatgttctcgatgttggggaagtccagaaccaggggacatagtcttaggataatgggtaggccatttagcactgagatgaggagaaacttcttcactcacagagttgttgacctgtggaattcctgccgcagagagttgttgatgccagttcattggatatattcaagagggagttagatatggcccttacggataagggggtgaaggggtatggagagaaagcagaaaaggggaactgaaggaatgatcagccatgaacatattgaatggtggcgcaggctcgaagggcctaatggcctactcctgcagctattttctatgtttctatgtttgtaaaacagaaaatgatgaaaatactcatcaggttagagacagggacaaagtgagacaggcaaagacatgggcagagatgatgggaaagagagagacagtcagacagagagtctgagagaatcccattggaacagacgtgggcaccgtgagaaagagacagattgagagacagagacaaacagagaaacaggcacaaaaagagtgagtcagagagactcagactcaagcacacaaacacatgcacagctctccaaagacagaaaggcagagactgagatacacagatacatttcacaatttcatttcatgatcggctcagagtgtcacagagttacagaaaattgttgattcaacagatgaaaatcgggtatcactgatcaACATGGGAGGACATCAGTGATAAATTAAAGAGATtcgaggagtggggtacgaaccctcgtgggaaaatcccattgaattttaaggccaacgactTGACcattcggccatcctggtccttccagtgtttcgattctgtctctgtgagaatctgggcttcaactccaccccacagacacacacatacacatcgggtttcagtgagcatttaggaacatttttagtaatattgagagtggggcaactctcctattctttttcgagtaatgttgTGGGAACATTCACATCCAcctgagggtgcagacggagctttaatttaacatttcttccgaaagtcaacagcttcaacaatgcaaaattccccaagtactgcacttgagtgtctgccaagattatctgctcaagtctcaggagtgggacttaaacacacaaactcctgattcagtcgagaatgctgccactgaaccagagctgatacaaaagttcacaaccgtattattttccccaatgcttttgaaaaagttccaggacataccaaattcatggtgatgatttccacagacagttgcacatacacagagacatatatacagatagacagtcacagagacacacacacacacataaccagaaatatacatgcaccaacggacacacacacagatgccttagacatatcgagggatagacaggctgagtcactactttggctgatttttgcatttttctatccgtatgtatcgtgaatattgcagactaatagaaatgtgaaaaaaatgtcagtgttgaaaggtgtgggacgttattccatctatctcaggatcagttttgccaaaacctggttaaattgtaaaatggaataaaaaatgctgagaatcgtagtcggcaggattctaaCCTACGCGCAGAAAACCCAGTGTTTCTAGtccatcgctttaaccactcggccacaattactgcgtctctggcactttaaatgttactcagaaaaaactcagtcgtccatctctgtgcagcagacggccacagaatcctgaaaaagtctccgtttgcaaaaaatctggaagaggcaatctcctcttgctgtatttttactgttctatattgctctggaactttttaataaaatctataccaagaaacagaagtaaaattcgacattttgaaaaaactgctgcGCCCTCGGGGAATTGAACCCAGTTCTCCCGCATAACAAGCGGGGATTATCACCACTATACGGACAAGGGTACGGGTTGCGttagagcagtaatcgagctgtgaacagaagtcgacagacacattgatcgacagagacaaatcgacaaacagggatagacagacagcgagagagagagacaacgagagacagaaaggatgagactgaaaagtgaggcagactcagtgagaaaaagactcaaacacctacatatacagagatgtgtgtgtgtgatctataaagagagagagggaaagagtgagagaaagacagtgataaagacggtgacaaggagagagacagatagagatagagcaacagatagagagagagacaaagagataaacagaaaatgatggaaatactcagcaggttagaggtaggaactaccagcgacaggcaaagagagacagataggcagaaacatagacagacagagatgatgggaaagagtgagacagtcagacagagagactgagagaatcccattcgaacagaactggacactgtgagaaagagacagacacatagagaaccagagacaaacagggaaacggggagagacagacagcaagatagagacaaagagagagataaaGTTTGAGACggaaagggaggatcagactgaatgagaaaaagactcaaacacatacatacgcagagatgtatttgcgtgctccataaagagaaggGGGCagatagtgatggaatgacagagaaaaggacagggacaaagagagggacaaagagagagacaaagagggagacagatagagagaaagacagatcgagagagagagacagagacaaaaacagaaaataatggaaatatttATTAGGTTAGAGTCGGggacgaacagagacaggcaaagacatggacagactgagataatgggacagagagaggcagtcagacagagagtctgagagaatcccattgcaacagaactagacaccgtgagaaagagacagagacaaacagagaaacagggacagacagagtgggtcagagagagacaaaaactcaaacacacaaacacataaacagctctctaaagagagagagcggcagagacatttcacaatttcatttcattatcggctcagagtgtcacgtaGTTACAGAAAACTGGAGATTCAGctgatgaaaatcgggtatcattgagcaggatgggaaaaatctctatttaattaaggaattaccaggagtggggttcgaacccacgcgggcataaacccattagatcttaagtccaacgcctttatcactcggccatcctggtcctgatcctgtcagtggttggactctgcctctgtgagaatctgggcttcagctccagccacacagcgacacacagacacataggatttcagggagcatttacgaactTTTTTCGTTATATTGACACGGGCACAACTCTCCTATTATTTTTCaactaaggctctgggaactttcacatccacccgagggtgcagatggagcttcaatttaaaatttcagccgatggtcaacagcttcaacaatgcaaaattccccaagtactgcatttgagtgtcagccaagattatgggttcaagtctcaggagtgggacttacacacacaactcctgattcagtcaagaatggagccactgaaccaaaaccgataccaaagttcacaaccgtattattttccccaagttttttaaaaagttccaggacgtaccaaattcatggtgatgatttccacagacagttgcacatacacagagacatatatacagatagacatacacagacacactcacacagaataaccaaaaatatacacgcatcaacatagaaacatagaaacatagaaattaggtgcaggaatatggcattcgacccttcgagcctgcaccaccattcaataacatcatggctgatcattcaacctcagtacccctttcctgctttctctccatacccctgcatccctttagccgtaagggcaatatctaactcccttttgaatatatctaacaaactggcctcaatgactttctgcagtagaaaatttcacagattaaccactctctgagtgaagacgtttctcctcatcttgtttctaaatggcttaccccttactcttagactgtgatccttggtctcgaactccccaacagcgagaacattcttccagcctcgaagctgtccaatctcgtcagaattttacatgtttctttgagatctcctctcattcttctaaactccagtggataccagcccagttcatccagtctctcctcatatgtcagtcctgccatcccgggaatcatgctggtgaaccttcgctgcaatccctcaacagcaaggacgtccttcctcagattcggagaccaaaactgaacacaatattccaggtgtggcctcacggaggccctgaacaactgcaataagacctccctgctcctaaactcaaataccctagctatgaaggcgaacataccatttgccttcttcaccgcctgctgcacctgcataccaacaatcaatgactgatgtaccatgacacccagatcaagataccaAAGTTCACACCCGTATTATTTTCCCaaagtctttttaaaaagttccagcacataccaaattcatggtgatgatttccacagacagttgcacatacacagagacatatatacagatagacagactcagagacacacacacccacacacataaccCAAAATATACATGAACCAACAGACATGCCttgcacaggaggccagggaaTGACTTCCGcgtccagcacccaccctgatacagagcggctgggagttGCTGggtctgctgtataaatgcaaccagTTGTTTTAATGGTTTGGGGGAGGCGCTGCCCCCGGGGGTTGCTGGTACTGGGCCCGGCTCTCTGactcggggcctgagagccgcactcggtgttgcctggagcCTGAGAGCCGCATTCGATGTTGCccagggcctgagagccgcactcggtgttgtccggggcctgagagccacactcggtgttgcccggggcctgagggccgcactcTGTGTTGCCCGGCGCCGTGCTCGCTCCGCTCAGTCCCCGGGAACCTCTCTGCACAGGGAGGTGCTCTCTGGGAACCAGCCCTTCCCACGCGTTGcctccctgctgatggagatagggtgTATTCCCCCAGGTGGAGCACTCTGGGTATAATCATTTGCCATTGTCAgggagtggtacagcacagaaggccatgcggcccatcgtgtctgtgccagctctttggtggagctgttcaatgagtctcactgctctgctctttacccatagctcAGTATATTTTCcccggcaagtatttatccaattcccttttaaaagttactattgaatctgcttccaccaccctttcagacagtgcattctggATCGTAACAATTTGCTgggtaacaaatgatcccacatctcagCTCTCGtcattttgccaatcatcggaagtctgactcctctggttacctaccCTAATGCCACTGGAAAGACCTTCCATATTTACTCTTTCTTCTAAatcattcataattttgtacatctccatcaaatctccttttaccctttcctgctctctggagaaaacttcaccaggctctccacatcacggaagtcccacatccctggcaccgttccttctctaaaagcttggcatcattccgaaagtttggagcccaaacttgaacacaattctccagctgaggcctaaccagttttttataaagatttggcaaactaaacatcaaatgctgatatttctctgagggggtttaaagggcaaggtccatccagtcagttggatgtgtcaatgagactgcaAACCGAAATAAGCGCATTTGGAGTGGAGAACCAGGGATATGCTGTGTAACCGGGCGCAAACAGTCCTGCACTCCCCCCACATCAGTTGTTTCCTATTTGACATGAAAGTAAATTGTtcgttgcaacaattcatttgatttgatttcaaatagtttagtatagaaattgaattatgtttctcttgattttttttccccaactcagattcaaggcctcagTTTTTCTCTTCGACTGTGCACAGTCACAGGATTCCAAGTCTGCGACTGTACATTgcaattccaaccctgggactttacgtttctaaccctgggagagtatgtgagcattctaaccctgggggaagagtacatggggattctaaacctgggggagagtacatggggattcaaaccctgggactgtacatggggattctaacattaGCACTGCACAGAGGGTTTCTAACTCTGGCACTGCACATGGGAATTCTAGCcctgggactgcacatggggattctagccctgggactgcacatggggattctaaccctgggagagtacatggggatcctaaccctgggagagtacatggggattcaaaccctgggagagtacatggggattcaaaccctgggactgtacatggggattctaaccctgggactgtacacggggattctaaccatggaactgtATATGGTGTCCAGGCACTCGGGCCCCCTTCGGAGACGACCAGGcctcaggtgtggtctagccagggctttgtgcagctgcagagggctggcagcgcccatggatactaccaagggaggtagcttagtactgattttcattttaaactttaaatcaacttgggaaacttataaataacttgggaaaactttttaaaaactccacAAAAAACTTTCAAAACTTCTGAAAAAACTTCTAACCAACGTGGAAGAACGTTCAAGAATTCTtttctttaaaatgtttttttattgaggaattgaatactgtaccctaatctaactagaaaatagttggtGTGTTTTATtcgcatcattttcagtcatttgaaaccgggttacaCACGACGACGCCTGTGTCTCCGACCAGGTGACCTGGACATCAGCCTCCTGCCTCCTGCATCCCCCCAGAGGTGGGATTTCATCcctccatttatttatttatttgtctatattaaactccagtccagttacaggagttatcagcagaaacaatccccaattgtcagaatgaacatagttcagtcaggatgtgattaacagcagacttctgcccctgcagtcagttgtgaactcgctggtgtctcagcagggtggataactgagtgaatcccttcccacactcagagcaggtgaacggcctcttcccagtgtgaattcgctggtgtgactgcaggtgggatgactgagtgaatcccttcccacactcagagcaggtgaacggcctctccccagtgtgaactcgctggtgttccagcagggtggatgatcgagtgaatcccttcccacactcagagcaggtgaacggcctctcccccgtgtaaactcgctggtgttccagcaggttggatgaccgagtgaatcccttcccacactcagagcaggtgaacagcctctcccccgtgtgaactcgctgatgttccagcagggtggatgaccgagtgaatctcttcccacactcagagcacgtgaacggcctctcgccagtgtgaactcgctggtgtgtcagcaggtgggatgactgagtgaatcccttcccacatgtagagcaggtgaacggcctctccccagtgtgaactcgcttgtgtgtcagcagggtggatgactgagtgaatcccttcccacacacggagcaggtgaacggcctctccccagtgtgaactcgctggtgaactacaaggtcggatgactgagtgaatcctttcccacacgtagagcaggtgaacggcctctccccagtgtgaaagcgtcgatgagtttccagttctgatggcgatctgaatcccttcccacagtccccacatttccacggtttctccatggtgcaggtatcCTTGTGACTGtccatggttggatgatcagttgaagcctcgcccacacacacgacACGTTGACAGTTTCTCCGCGCtgttgaatggtgcgatgtttcttcaggctgtgtaactggttaaagctctttccacaggcagtgcactggaacactcactcgggtcacACTGATATTTGCAATATTTTCTCTcaggcaggacagacaaacatttctccttccactttcaaaggccgatgatattcaggtcctgatgaatcgattgactccgtcagatcttgacgcgatttttatgtttgtgtttcctgtctgaaaatctccccttctaatacgctgtaaaaggagataacaaaactcatcactgtcagtacaagacacaaattcaggatagacacatcgaGGGGCCAGGTTTCGACAGGAGTTGCTTCTATTGTTTTGGAGTATCCaataaatcacaattctccacgtttagtttgttccactttcagtcagttagttcagtttctttttccagccacttacgcccgttttggccagttGAGGAAGTTTCGACAgcggaaagttactccaaactaacttaggcctgagtcAGTGCCCACTTttgcacgctcagaaaaaccttgtggacactttagaaatcaggtgctggtagccagagatggcgggcgggggaggggttgtggagggaagggaagttcgaggattttccaaagcattaaacacttcacttttaaaaataaagaaccatcatcaataataaatgcaatttaaaaagaaattaaaaatcaatcaataaataaaaaatttaaagttcctacctcaccgactgcagcacctctCCGTTCCGGAGCACtgcgagccctccagcagcacacacagccctgcctgcctcATTACATTTTCAAGGTTGAAGAGTTAAAGCGAGGCGCGCCGCCGGGGAAGAGTTTGGGCAGCGCTCCGCCGCTGGGGAAGAGTTTGGGCAGCGCTCCGCTGTcggggaagagttcgggcgggacccgccgccggggaagagttTGGGCGGGGCGCGTCGCCGGGGAAGAGGTGGTCGGGCTGCCCCATCGCGGAgctggtgtttgggcgggccggtagggaggcctcgaggtaagagcagtggcggcgaggcgaggcccgaggtcaggcagcggagaGGTGAAGGACGGTGAGGGGAGGCGAGGCGAGGCCCAAGTTTATGCAATGGCAAGGCGAGGCAGGCAGAccactcggcccgggctaggggcagcgaacatcgcgtcgttccttcggccaggaatagggtcgcccggagccacgacgcgctgggagggccaggagctactgtgtacacacgcagactccactgcacacaCGGGCAGCTGCCAACAGTCTTTTTGGCgcatggctgtagctccgcccGCTACTGCTTCTCTTGTGCTCAGTCCAAAGCAGGccaggactctggctgggttcacttgtacactcactggttcccctcccctgaaggtactgactctggctgggttcacttgtacactcactggttcccctcccctgaaggtactgactctggctgggttcagttctgcactcactggttcccctcccctgaaggtactgactctggctgggttcagttctacactcactggttcccctcccctgaaggtgctgactctggctgggttcagttccacactcactggttcccctcccctgaaggtactgactctggctgggttcacttgtacactcactggttcccctcccctgaaggtactgactctggctgggttcagttctgcactcactggttcccctcccctgaaggtactgactctggctgggttcagttctacactcactggttcccctcccctgaaggtactgactctggctgagttcagttctgcactcactggttcccctcccctgaaggtactgactctggctgggttcagttctacactcactggttcccctcccctgaaggtgctgactctagctgggttcagttccacactcactggctcccctctcctcccctgaagatgctgactctgtctggtttcagttctgcactcactggttaacacacgatataggagcagcagtcggccatgcagcccatcgaacctgttctgccatttaatacgatcatggctgatccgatcatagactcaggtccccttccctgcccgctccccataaccccttatcgtttaagaaagtatCTATTTCTGAATTAACttatgcaatgtcccagcttccacaactctctgaggcagtgaattccacacatccaaaaccctcagagaagaaatttctcctcatctcagttttaaatggaggccccttattctaagatgatgccctctagttctagtctcccccatcagtgaaacatcctctctgcatccaccttgtcaagcctcctcataatctgatatgtttcgataatatcacttttctatcttctgaattccaatgagaagaggcccaacatattcaacctttcctcataagtcaaccccctcaactttgtgaaccttctctgaattacctccaaagcaagcatatccttttgtaaatatggaaaccaaaactgcacgcagtattccaagtgtggcctcaccaataccctgtacaactgtagcaagacttcccagcttttacactccatccccttcgtaataaaggccaagattccattggccttcctgataacttgctgtatctgcatactgatcgtttgtgtttcatgcacaagtacccccaggtcctgctgtacagtagcacttagcaatctttctccatttaaataataacttgctctgtgatttttttttctgccaaagtgcatgacctcacactttccaacattatactccaagttTTTGCcaaatcacttagcctgtcaatgtcgttttgcagattttgtgtgtcctcctcacacattgcattttgtatcatcagcaaacttggctacactacactcggtctcttcgtccaagtcgttaatatagattgtaaatagttggggtcccagcactgaaccctgtggcaacccactagttactgattgccaaactgagaatgaaccatttatcccgactcaatatttccttataagtcaaccctctcatctccggaatcaatcttctctcaactgcctctcctttcccctttcctcctctgaagatgctgaatctgtctggtttcagttctgcactcactggttcccctctcatcccctgaaggtgctgactctggctgggttcagttctccactcactggttcccctctcatccCTTCAAGATGCTGACACTGGCCGGGTTGAGTTCGACACTCACCGGTTTCCCTCCCTCTCctaaag from Pristiophorus japonicus isolate sPriJap1 chromosome 23, sPriJap1.hap1, whole genome shotgun sequence encodes the following:
- the LOC139235301 gene encoding zinc finger protein 154-like translates to MDSHKDTCTMEKPWKCGDCGKGFRSPSELETHRRFHTGERPFTCSTCGKGFTQSSDLVVHQRVHTGERPFTCSVCGKGFTQSSTLLTHKRVHTGERPFTCSTCGKGFTQSSHLLTHQRVHTGERPFTCSECGKRFTRSSTLLEHQRVHTGERLFTCSECGKGFTRSSNLLEHQRVYTGERPFTCSECGKGFTRSSTLLEHQRVHTGERPFTCSECGKGFTQSSHLQSHQRIHTGKRPFTCSECGKGFTQLSTLLRHQRVHN